CTGCCGGTGATCGCCTGCGGCATGGTCGGCAGCGCCCAGGGCTGGAGCGAAGCGGCCTATCGCAACACACCGGTCGATGTCGCCAGCCTGGGCCAGGCGCTGCACTCCGTGCGCAGCCTGCGCGGCGTCGAGGTGCACATCGTGCCCGGCGTGATCGAACAAGTGGGCTTGCCGAATGTGATGCGCGGCGAAGAAACCCAAGTGCTGGGCGTGCTGCAAGGCCTCGGTGCGCAGGTGTTGATCGGCCTGCCCGGCAGCCATTCCAAGTGGGTCGAGGTGGTGGATGGCTGCATCACCCACTTCGACACCTTCATGACCGGCGAGCTGTTTGCGGTGCTGAGCCAGCACAGCATTCTCGGCCGTACGCAAAAGGCTGCCGACCACTTTCAGGCCGAGGCGTTTGATCGCGGCGTGCACGTGGCGCTGTCTGAAGACGGCCAGCGCGGCGTGCTTTCTACATTGTTCAGTGCCCGCACCCTGGGCCTCACCGCCGAGCTGGCACCTGACCAGCAGCCGGATTACCTCTCCGGCCTGCTGATCGGCCATGAACTGGCCGGCCTGCCGGCGCACGCAAAACACCAGCCTATCGTGCTGGTCGGCACCGCACCGCTCTGCGCCCGTTACCAACGCGCCCTCGCCCTTTGCGGCTTCGCCCACGTCAGCCTGGCGCAAGCGGCCACCGAACGCGGCCTGTGGCAATTGGCCGTGGCCGCTGGGCTCACTCAACCTGTCCTGGAGGCCTGACATGCTCAAGCAAGCACTCGCACACAACGGTTTGATCGCAATCCTGCGCGGCGTTCGATCAGACGAAGCCGAGGCGATTGGCCAGGTGCTCTATCAGGCCGGCTTTCGGGTGATCGAAGTGCCGCTGAATTCGCCGGACCCTTACACCAGCATCCGCACCCTGCGCGACAGCCTGCCCGCCGATTGCCTGATCGGCGCGGGCACCGTGTTGACGCCGGAGCAGGTCGAGCAGGTCAAAGCCGCGGGTGGCCAAGTGATCGTCATGCCCCATAGCGATGCCAAGGTGCTGCGCGCAGCGAAAGCAGCGGGCTTGTACCTGTCGCCGGGTGTGGCCACGCCCACCGAAGCCTTCGCCGCACTGGCCGAAGGCGCCGACGTGTTGAAGCTGTTCCCGGCCGAGCAAATGGGCCCGGGTGTAATCAAGGCGTGGCTGGCGGTACTGCCGACGGGCACGTTGTTGCTGCCGGTGGGCGGTGTGACCCCGGACAACATGCAGGTGTATTTCGACGCGGGCGCCAAGGGCTTCGGCTTGGGTTCCGGGTTGTTCAAGCCGGGCATGTCCGTGGACCAAGTGGCGAGCAGCGCCCAGGCGTATGTCGCCGCGTGGAACGCGTTGAATTGATGCCCTGAAAAGAAAACACGTTTTGCGCCCTCGGCGCTGCATCGACAAGAGAGATAAGAAGATGAAAATCACCAAATTGACCACCTTCATCGTCCCGCCGCGCTGGTGCTTCCTCAAGGTCGAAACCGACCAGGGCGTGACCGGCTGGGGTGAGCCTGTGGTCGAAGGCCGCGCGCACACCGTGGCGGCCGCCGTCGAAGAACTGTCCGACTACCTGATCGGCAAAGACCCACGCAATATCGAAGACATCTGGACCGTGCTCTATCGCGGCGGCTTCTACCGGGGCGGCGCCGTGCACATGAGCGCCCTCGCCGGTATCGACCAGGCGCTGTGGGACATCAAGGGCAAGGCACTGGGTGTGTCGGTCAGTGACCTGCTCGGCGGCCAGGTGCGCGACAAGATCCGCGTGTATTCGTGGATCGGTGGCGACCGCCCGGCTGACACTGCGCGCGCGGCCAAAGAGGCCGTGGCGCGTGGTTTTACCGCAGTGAAAATGAACGGCACCGAAGAGCTGCAATTCGTCGACAGCTTTGAAAAAGTCGACCTGGCCCTGGCCAACGTCGCCGCCGTGCGCGATGCGGTGGGCCCGAACGTCGGCATCGGCGTCGACTTCCATGGCCGGGTGCACAAGCCCATGGCCAAGGTGCTGATGAAAGAACTCGACCCCTACAAACTGATGTTTATCGAAGAGCCGGTGCTCAGCGAAAACTACGAAGCCCTCAAAGAGCTGGCGCCGCTGACCAGCACGCCGATTGCCCTGGGCGAGCGCCTGTTCTCGCGTTGGGACTTCAAGCGCGTACTCAGCGAAGGCTACGTCGACATCATCCAGCCCGATGCTTCCCACGCCGGGGGCATCACCGAAACCCGCAAGATCGCCAACATGGCCGAAGCCTACGACGTGGCCCTGGCCCTGCACTGCCCGCTGGGCCCGATTGCCTTGGCGGCCTGCCTGCAATTGGACGCGGTTTGCTACAACGCGTTTATCCAGGAGCAAAGCCTGGGCATTCACTACAACGAGAGCAACGACTTGCTCGACTACGTGCGCGACCCGGGCGTGTTCGACTATGACAAAGGCTTTGTGAAGATCCCCAACGGGCCGGGCCTGGGCATCGAGATCAACGAGGAATACGTGATCGAACGCGCGGCCATCGGCCACCGCTGGCGCAACCCGATCTGGCGGCATGCCGACGGCAGCTTTGCCGAGTGGTAATCGTCCACTGACGGAACCGGATCACCTGTGGGAGCTGGCTTGCCTGCGATAGCGGTCTGTCTATACCCGATTAGCTGGCTGATACACCGCCATCGCAGGCAAGCCAGCTCCCACCTGAACCGTGTTTTTCCAGTAAGACCTGTCCTCAATAATCACAAGAAGAGGCAACCTCCATGCACCCTGAATCCTTCACCGGGCAGGCTTCTTTAGTCACGCCCAGCAGAAAGCGCTTCTTCATCATGGTGCTGCTGTTTATCACCGTGGTGATCAACTACCTCGACCGCAGCAACCTGTCGATTGCCGCCCCGGCGTTGACCAGCGAGCTGGGTATCGACCCGGTGCACGTCGGGCTGATTTTCTCCGCCTTCGGCTGGACCTACGCCGCCATGCAGATCCCTGGCGGCTGGCTGGTGGACCGCGTGCCGCCGCGTATTCTCTACACCGTGGCCCTGCTGCTGTGGTCGATTGCCACCGTGATGCTGGGCTTTGCCGCGAGCTTTATCGCGCTGTTTGTGCTGCGCATGGCGGTTGGCGCATTGGAAGCACCGGCCTACCCGATCAACAGCCGCGTAGTCACCACCTGGTTTCCCGAGCGCGAGCGCGCCACGGCGATTGGTGTGTATACGTCGGGGCAATTTGT
The sequence above is a segment of the Pseudomonas sp. R76 genome. Coding sequences within it:
- a CDS encoding 2-dehydro-3-deoxygalactonokinase codes for the protein MQAQLIALDWGTSSLRAYKLGPAGKVLEQRTLAFGIMHLPSEPREIAGVRCSDGFELAFDAACGDWLEAEPSLPVIACGMVGSAQGWSEAAYRNTPVDVASLGQALHSVRSLRGVEVHIVPGVIEQVGLPNVMRGEETQVLGVLQGLGAQVLIGLPGSHSKWVEVVDGCITHFDTFMTGELFAVLSQHSILGRTQKAADHFQAEAFDRGVHVALSEDGQRGVLSTLFSARTLGLTAELAPDQQPDYLSGLLIGHELAGLPAHAKHQPIVLVGTAPLCARYQRALALCGFAHVSLAQAATERGLWQLAVAAGLTQPVLEA
- a CDS encoding 2-dehydro-3-deoxy-6-phosphogalactonate aldolase; translated protein: MLKQALAHNGLIAILRGVRSDEAEAIGQVLYQAGFRVIEVPLNSPDPYTSIRTLRDSLPADCLIGAGTVLTPEQVEQVKAAGGQVIVMPHSDAKVLRAAKAAGLYLSPGVATPTEAFAALAEGADVLKLFPAEQMGPGVIKAWLAVLPTGTLLLPVGGVTPDNMQVYFDAGAKGFGLGSGLFKPGMSVDQVASSAQAYVAAWNALN
- the dgoD gene encoding galactonate dehydratase gives rise to the protein MKITKLTTFIVPPRWCFLKVETDQGVTGWGEPVVEGRAHTVAAAVEELSDYLIGKDPRNIEDIWTVLYRGGFYRGGAVHMSALAGIDQALWDIKGKALGVSVSDLLGGQVRDKIRVYSWIGGDRPADTARAAKEAVARGFTAVKMNGTEELQFVDSFEKVDLALANVAAVRDAVGPNVGIGVDFHGRVHKPMAKVLMKELDPYKLMFIEEPVLSENYEALKELAPLTSTPIALGERLFSRWDFKRVLSEGYVDIIQPDASHAGGITETRKIANMAEAYDVALALHCPLGPIALAACLQLDAVCYNAFIQEQSLGIHYNESNDLLDYVRDPGVFDYDKGFVKIPNGPGLGIEINEEYVIERAAIGHRWRNPIWRHADGSFAEW